A stretch of Endozoicomonas sp. SCSIO W0465 DNA encodes these proteins:
- a CDS encoding succinate dehydrogenase/fumarate reductase iron-sulfur subunit, producing the protein MSDKTITIEILRYNPETDDKPTFGTFTIPYVEAWSMLDALEHIKDELDSSLAYRWSCRMAVCGSCGMVINGTPKLGCETFLRDFYPNTIRVEPLANFPIEKDLVIDSEDFIKKLESVKPYIINAMEKPVREGVNKQTPQQMGLYKQFSMCINCMLCYSACPQMGLNPLFTGPAVIALGHRYNLDSRDDGYEQRTEVIQGKNGVWSCTFVGYCSEVCPKNVDPAAAINQNKLQGSQDWALSFLMPRKGDK; encoded by the coding sequence ATGAGTGATAAAACCATAACCATCGAGATTCTGCGTTATAACCCAGAAACCGATGATAAGCCGACATTTGGCACTTTCACTATTCCTTATGTGGAAGCCTGGTCCATGCTGGATGCCCTTGAGCATATCAAGGATGAACTGGATTCCAGCCTGGCTTACCGCTGGTCCTGCCGTATGGCGGTGTGTGGCAGCTGTGGCATGGTCATTAATGGTACACCAAAGCTTGGCTGTGAAACTTTCCTCCGGGATTTCTACCCGAACACCATTCGGGTAGAGCCACTGGCTAACTTCCCGATCGAAAAGGATCTGGTGATTGACTCTGAAGACTTCATCAAGAAGCTGGAGTCAGTGAAACCTTACATCATCAATGCGATGGAGAAGCCGGTTCGAGAGGGTGTGAATAAGCAGACGCCTCAGCAAATGGGCCTTTATAAGCAGTTTTCCATGTGTATTAACTGCATGCTCTGCTACTCCGCGTGTCCACAGATGGGCTTGAACCCACTGTTTACCGGTCCTGCGGTGATTGCTCTGGGCCACCGTTATAACCTGGACAGCCGTGATGATGGCTATGAGCAGCGTACTGAAGTGATTCAGGGCAAGAATGGTGTCTGGTCCTGTACATTTGTGGGCTACTGTTCTGAGGTTTGTCCAAAGAATGTTGACCCGGCCGCTGCCATCAACCAGA